From Spirosoma aerolatum, one genomic window encodes:
- a CDS encoding pPIWI_RE_Z domain-containing protein — protein sequence MNTLLTTASATRPALASLLRWQEPLATRLRFRHALPGMVANRLLNVELGLYLLAELVPMAPPQSLSDLLNGQGFVYRQRPIWSPRQHRALNQARILLAPYLDRNAWLKALDKYENLPADLRIFNLNGNLRTDLSGYLLRERVGLFSKALA from the coding sequence ATGAACACGCTCCTCACCACCGCTTCCGCAACCCGCCCGGCCCTTGCCAGCTTACTACGCTGGCAGGAGCCACTGGCGACTCGCCTTCGGTTTCGGCATGCCCTGCCAGGAATGGTGGCCAACCGCTTGTTGAACGTTGAATTAGGTTTATACCTGCTGGCCGAACTGGTTCCGATGGCTCCCCCTCAGTCGTTATCGGACTTGCTCAATGGCCAGGGGTTTGTGTACCGGCAGCGGCCCATCTGGTCGCCCCGGCAGCATCGGGCTCTGAACCAAGCCCGTATCCTGCTGGCTCCGTATCTGGACCGCAACGCCTGGCTGAAAGCCTTAGACAAATACGAAAATCTCCCTGCCGACTTACGGATTTTCAATCTGAACGGCAATCTCCGCACCGATCTCAGCGGCTACCTTCTCCGCGAACGCGTAGGGTTGTTCTCGAAGGCGCTGGCTTGA
- a CDS encoding helix-turn-helix transcriptional regulator — translation MPITRSAFQRYRLIDEIISRYPRRYSKQKLFELCQDKCGIRSISSLEKDIQRMREDHDAPIAYDKRLNGYYYTDPQFRLLSLMLTPDDMDALEQAREVLAATQGASVADELDNALQRVRQSLDIIREVKTDAPTHRVVYVEEKILGGNRQYVPVLIRAVNQNRQVAFRYLKHEEAVSMTSQAQRKARTTARKETSLVVPERPKLRILHPILLREVADSWYVIGYDAASGSEKTFALDRMSELELLDDPCDVPPAVLASVSELFEHIYGITDSHGPVEEIVLSFSPLFGRYVKAKPIHQTQEVLSDTETECVVRLRLAPNRDLLMHLRSYGEHLTVLQPESLVREIKTSLEATLANYSGWRDTR, via the coding sequence ATGCCCATCACCCGCTCGGCTTTCCAACGGTACCGACTCATCGACGAAATCATTAGCCGCTATCCTCGGCGGTATTCGAAGCAGAAGCTCTTTGAGCTTTGTCAGGATAAATGCGGTATCCGGTCTATTTCGTCGCTTGAGAAAGACATTCAGCGGATGCGCGAAGATCACGACGCACCTATTGCCTACGACAAACGGCTGAACGGGTATTACTATACTGATCCGCAGTTCCGGCTGCTGAGCCTCATGCTTACGCCCGATGATATGGATGCGCTGGAACAGGCGCGCGAAGTGCTGGCCGCTACGCAGGGGGCTTCCGTAGCCGACGAACTCGACAATGCGCTGCAACGAGTTCGGCAGAGTCTGGACATTATTCGTGAGGTGAAAACGGATGCGCCTACGCATCGGGTGGTGTATGTCGAAGAGAAAATTCTGGGTGGGAATCGTCAGTATGTACCCGTGTTGATTCGGGCCGTTAACCAGAATCGGCAGGTGGCTTTTCGGTATCTCAAGCACGAAGAAGCGGTGTCGATGACCAGTCAGGCGCAGCGAAAGGCGCGGACAACCGCTCGTAAAGAAACCAGTCTTGTCGTGCCCGAACGCCCTAAGCTTCGGATTCTGCACCCAATCCTGCTGCGGGAGGTGGCCGATAGCTGGTATGTAATTGGCTACGATGCCGCCAGCGGAAGCGAAAAAACCTTTGCCCTCGACCGCATGAGCGAACTCGAACTGCTGGACGATCCCTGCGATGTGCCCCCGGCTGTCTTAGCCAGTGTGAGTGAATTGTTCGAGCATATTTATGGCATCACAGACAGTCATGGCCCGGTTGAAGAGATCGTGTTGTCGTTCAGTCCGTTATTCGGACGATACGTGAAAGCCAAGCCCATTCACCAGACACAGGAAGTCCTGAGCGATACCGAAACCGAATGCGTTGTGCGGCTCCGGCTGGCACCCAACCGCGATTTGCTCATGCACTTGCGCAGCTATGGCGAACACCTGACTGTTTTGCAACCCGAGAGCCTTGTCAGAGAAATTAAAACATCGCTGGAAGCTACGCTGGCGAATTATTCAGGCTGGCGTGATACGCGATAA
- a CDS encoding ADP-ribose polymerase: MMLNQLLQRVWGPSSSSLSGKTIPFHPTTPVPSADTTTPDPIDATAPVTRTVQLIMVTAGNNNKYYEMCENDDGTFTVHYGRVGGIRTTVSYPMAHWDKKFREKVAKGYVDQTHLYAQKSLATDASTIPNLAVRTLMSRLLDLANQSIYQNYVVTAQQVTRRQVEAAQQLLDDLAGLLKPGMDTEVYNAKLLDLFKVIPRRMTHVGNHLVSETPQSTSELQPLHDQLAEEQSTLDVMRAQVELAPEPTSPEEVQPNLLESMNLTVEPVSDETILMHIRRMMGSDAAKFDAAFSVRHAVTDAAFDTYVGQQPNRKTVALWHGSRSENWLSILKTGLVLRPANAVITGKMFGYGIYFADQFSKSLNYTSLHGSVWANGRQREAYLAIYEVHVGNQLEITKHESQHMSLDANALKRIDPSYNSVFAKQGISLQKNEFIVYNQAQCTVRYLVRIKS; the protein is encoded by the coding sequence ATGATGCTGAACCAGTTGCTACAACGGGTATGGGGTCCTTCTAGCTCAAGCCTATCCGGCAAGACCATCCCTTTTCATCCAACCACACCAGTACCATCTGCCGACACAACAACGCCTGACCCCATCGACGCCACTGCTCCGGTTACCCGGACCGTGCAGTTAATTATGGTTACGGCCGGAAATAATAACAAATACTACGAAATGTGTGAGAACGATGATGGTACGTTCACTGTGCATTATGGTCGGGTGGGTGGCATACGGACTACGGTTAGTTACCCGATGGCGCATTGGGACAAAAAATTCCGCGAGAAAGTGGCGAAAGGATATGTAGATCAGACTCATCTCTACGCCCAGAAAAGCCTGGCAACTGATGCCAGCACCATTCCGAACCTGGCCGTTCGGACGCTGATGAGCCGTCTGCTGGATCTAGCCAACCAGTCGATTTATCAGAACTACGTCGTAACGGCTCAACAGGTAACGCGCAGGCAGGTCGAAGCCGCCCAGCAACTGCTCGACGATCTGGCTGGCCTGTTGAAACCGGGCATGGATACGGAGGTCTATAACGCCAAACTCCTCGACCTGTTCAAAGTGATTCCACGCCGAATGACCCACGTAGGGAATCATCTGGTCAGCGAAACGCCCCAGTCGACCAGCGAGTTACAACCCCTGCACGATCAGCTTGCGGAGGAACAATCAACGCTGGACGTTATGCGTGCACAGGTTGAGCTAGCACCGGAACCAACCAGCCCGGAAGAAGTACAACCGAACCTGCTGGAGTCGATGAACCTGACCGTCGAACCCGTCAGCGATGAAACGATTCTGATGCATATCCGACGCATGATGGGGTCGGATGCCGCTAAGTTCGATGCCGCTTTCAGTGTACGCCATGCCGTGACCGATGCGGCTTTCGATACCTATGTCGGGCAACAGCCCAACCGTAAAACAGTGGCGCTCTGGCACGGCAGTCGAAGCGAAAACTGGCTGTCGATTCTGAAAACGGGGTTGGTACTGCGGCCAGCCAACGCCGTCATCACGGGCAAAATGTTTGGTTATGGCATCTACTTCGCCGACCAGTTCAGCAAATCGCTCAACTACACTTCGCTTCATGGGTCCGTGTGGGCCAACGGGCGGCAACGCGAAGCGTATCTGGCTATTTACGAAGTCCACGTGGGCAATCAACTGGAAATTACGAAGCACGAATCACAGCATATGTCGCTGGATGCCAACGCCCTGAAACGAATCGATCCGAGCTACAATTCGGTATTTGCCAAACAGGGCATCAGCCTCCAGAAGAACGAATTCATTGTTTACAACCAGGCGCAGTGTACGGTTCGCTACCTCGTCAGAATCAAGTCGTAA
- a CDS encoding pPIWI_RE_Z domain-containing protein, with amino-acid sequence MTHTSRPRTETPVYTARPSLSTRQLVDLELGLFLLQQVNPTAPPTALPDLLQPDDELRSTLTPRQQKYLNRGRLLLAHFTNYIHWQTLLQAYAASPGHRLAYDLSRDCSHFSEKTVGFSRNRLGVLRKMLA; translated from the coding sequence ATGACTCATACCTCACGTCCGCGCACAGAAACTCCGGTTTATACCGCCCGCCCGTCGCTCTCGACCCGGCAATTAGTTGATCTCGAACTCGGCCTGTTTTTATTGCAGCAGGTAAATCCGACAGCGCCCCCAACCGCCCTGCCCGATCTACTCCAACCCGACGACGAACTTCGTTCAACCCTGACACCCCGTCAGCAAAAATACCTCAATCGAGGCCGACTGCTCCTCGCGCACTTTACCAACTACATCCACTGGCAAACCCTGCTTCAGGCCTACGCAGCCTCCCCAGGGCATCGGTTAGCCTATGATCTCAGCCGCGACTGCAGCCATTTCTCCGAGAAAACCGTTGGCTTTTCCCGCAATCGACTGGGCGTATTACGCAAGATGCTGGCGTAA
- a CDS encoding sensor histidine kinase, with product MNRFAIGIAWRMMGVVVLTSTITYFWIQDANGLVIFFLAIVGIVLTVNLYRFVTSLNRKLTRFLESVRYSDFAVAFRADSNLGPSFYELNDQFNEVLDAFRQARAEKEANLHYVNTIVQHVSVGLLTFDASGQVELVNQTALRLLGIYRLRTLNDLNPTHPELAQLLKTTTASPVPTSHQLGADGELSVRCTAVRLRGRLVTVVSMQNIRTELQQRELDAWQNLTKVLRHEIMNSITPIVSLAGTMRDIVEADLIPLATEQPGVIPNYVNESVTDLHDALMTIQQRGAGIMQFVDAYRNFTTIPQPIFAEVSVEPLLRNVVQLVQPYAPKCLITTSVGSPNLAIRADVSQMEQVLLNLIKNAIESMDGMDNPHVELEAVSEGPHVVIRVTDNGPGIEPEALEQIFIPFYTTKKTGSGIGLSLSRQIMQLHGGKLTAESTPGQGSTFSLTF from the coding sequence ATGAATCGGTTCGCGATTGGTATAGCCTGGCGTATGATGGGCGTTGTGGTCCTGACCAGCACGATCACCTACTTCTGGATTCAGGATGCCAATGGGTTGGTTATTTTTTTCTTGGCAATTGTAGGAATCGTCCTGACAGTTAATCTGTACCGCTTCGTAACCAGTCTGAACCGAAAACTGACCCGCTTTCTGGAATCGGTTCGCTATTCTGATTTTGCGGTTGCGTTCCGGGCCGATAGCAATCTGGGACCTTCCTTTTATGAATTGAACGACCAGTTTAATGAGGTGCTGGATGCGTTCCGGCAGGCCCGGGCCGAAAAGGAAGCGAACCTTCATTACGTCAATACCATCGTGCAGCACGTTAGTGTTGGTCTGCTGACTTTCGATGCCTCTGGTCAGGTTGAACTGGTCAATCAGACCGCCCTGCGATTGCTGGGTATTTACCGACTTCGTACCCTAAATGATCTCAATCCGACGCATCCCGAACTGGCTCAGTTGCTCAAAACTACAACAGCCTCGCCCGTACCGACATCCCACCAGTTAGGTGCCGATGGCGAACTATCGGTACGTTGCACCGCCGTTCGACTGCGTGGGCGATTAGTGACCGTCGTGTCGATGCAGAACATCCGTACAGAATTGCAGCAGCGCGAACTCGATGCCTGGCAAAACCTGACGAAAGTTCTGCGGCACGAAATCATGAATTCCATCACGCCAATCGTGTCGCTGGCGGGTACCATGCGCGACATTGTCGAGGCCGATCTGATTCCCCTGGCGACCGAACAGCCGGGTGTTATTCCAAATTATGTGAATGAATCCGTAACGGATCTGCACGACGCCCTGATGACGATTCAGCAACGAGGGGCTGGGATCATGCAGTTTGTGGATGCCTACCGAAACTTTACGACGATTCCCCAGCCGATTTTTGCAGAAGTCTCTGTCGAGCCGCTGCTGCGGAACGTAGTACAACTGGTGCAGCCTTACGCGCCTAAATGCCTGATCACCACATCGGTAGGCTCGCCCAACCTGGCTATACGTGCTGATGTATCGCAGATGGAGCAGGTTTTGCTCAACCTGATCAAAAATGCCATCGAAAGTATGGATGGGATGGACAATCCGCATGTTGAACTGGAGGCCGTTTCGGAGGGACCACATGTTGTGATTCGTGTGACCGACAACGGGCCGGGTATTGAGCCCGAAGCGCTGGAGCAGATTTTTATCCCCTTCTACACCACCAAGAAAACCGGTTCGGGTATAGGTCTGAGCTTATCTCGCCAGATCATGCAGCTCCACGGGGGCAAACTCACCGCCGAATCTACCCCCGGCCAGGGCAGCACCTTCAGCCTGACGTTCTGA
- a CDS encoding neutral/alkaline non-lysosomal ceramidase N-terminal domain-containing protein, producing the protein MIKGYILKISLLGIALIGVINLVLAQATSPASLSVGAAKVDITPALSELKKPYFGINDNIYSRAVVINNGSNTVALVSVDIGGINDEMADRILAKIKALSGIPTQNIQLTATHTHSVPFGISGEAFESKIASAVKLAKDKLQPARVGYGEGVSYLNVNRNIIDPETRRWWEGPNYDGPSDKTVAVVTFESLAGKPIAIYYNYAMHGVISGMFDKVSGDVPGAASRYLENNFDDEAVALWSTGACGDQNPIYFQQTYDLRDIRIKEYAKRGIDISNKMPPGGEGLDRSDPKVIKLMEQQKQMLLSMGQLLGEEVLHTMRGIKRKISNPSVQTDQRIIKCPGRKRLDEGRAGYAGVYEDADSIPIRLGLIRVGDIAFTAVNGEVFSPIWTRLKKESPVANTMMVTLTNGFARSGYIPNDAAFGTYTFEVVSSRLKPGFAESAIVNGLLDMLYASLQLKP; encoded by the coding sequence ATGATAAAAGGATATATACTAAAGATAAGCCTGTTGGGAATTGCTCTAATCGGTGTTATAAACCTGGTGTTGGCCCAGGCTACTTCACCAGCCTCGCTTTCGGTTGGAGCGGCTAAGGTAGACATAACTCCCGCTCTGAGTGAGTTGAAAAAACCGTATTTCGGTATTAACGACAACATCTACTCCAGGGCTGTTGTCATTAACAATGGTAGCAATACGGTGGCCCTCGTTTCGGTGGATATTGGCGGTATTAACGACGAAATGGCCGACCGGATTCTGGCGAAAATTAAAGCCCTGTCGGGAATTCCTACCCAAAACATTCAGCTCACGGCTACGCATACGCACAGTGTACCGTTCGGGATTAGTGGAGAGGCTTTTGAATCCAAGATTGCTAGCGCTGTCAAACTGGCGAAAGATAAATTGCAACCTGCCCGTGTAGGCTATGGCGAAGGGGTATCGTACCTCAACGTGAACCGCAATATCATCGACCCCGAAACCCGCCGGTGGTGGGAAGGCCCGAATTACGATGGCCCATCCGACAAAACCGTGGCCGTGGTTACCTTCGAATCGCTGGCGGGTAAACCCATTGCCATTTATTACAACTACGCCATGCACGGAGTGATTTCCGGGATGTTCGATAAGGTGAGCGGGGATGTTCCGGGAGCCGCGTCACGGTATTTGGAAAATAATTTCGACGATGAAGCCGTAGCGCTCTGGTCGACTGGGGCCTGTGGTGATCAGAACCCGATCTATTTCCAGCAGACCTACGATTTGCGCGATATTCGCATTAAAGAGTACGCCAAACGAGGTATCGACATCAGCAATAAAATGCCACCCGGTGGCGAAGGGCTGGACCGGAGCGACCCCAAAGTGATCAAACTGATGGAGCAGCAAAAGCAGATGTTGCTATCGATGGGGCAACTGCTGGGCGAGGAGGTGCTGCACACCATGCGGGGTATCAAGCGAAAAATAAGCAACCCCAGCGTGCAAACCGATCAGCGCATCATCAAATGCCCCGGACGCAAGCGGCTGGACGAAGGACGGGCAGGGTATGCAGGTGTGTATGAGGATGCCGATTCGATACCCATTCGGCTTGGGCTGATCCGGGTGGGCGACATTGCTTTTACGGCCGTCAACGGCGAAGTATTCAGTCCCATCTGGACCCGCCTGAAAAAAGAATCACCCGTTGCCAACACCATGATGGTGACGCTGACCAATGGTTTTGCCCGGTCGGGCTATATCCCCAACGATGCGGCTTTTGGTACCTACACCTTCGAAGTCGTATCGTCGCGGCTCAAGCCCGGTTTTGCCGAAAGTGCTATTGTCAATGGCCTGCTCGACATGCTATACGCCAGCCTTCAACTAAAGCCGTGA
- a CDS encoding PIN domain-containing protein: MNDKYFVDTNVLIYCYTVTEIDKKVKAQQAVNPIGRTISTQVLQEVANTLRRKFQKGWSEINAVLDEITGEFIVHQNSKTTISEVVKIANRYGYSFYDSLIIAAAIESSCSILYSEDLQTNQAIAKSLTIRSPF, encoded by the coding sequence ATGAACGATAAGTATTTTGTCGATACCAACGTTCTGATTTACTGTTATACGGTTACTGAGATTGACAAGAAAGTTAAAGCTCAACAGGCGGTAAACCCGATCGGGCGTACGATATCGACGCAGGTATTACAAGAAGTAGCCAATACGCTACGCCGTAAATTTCAGAAGGGCTGGTCAGAAATCAATGCTGTATTAGACGAAATAACAGGAGAGTTTATCGTTCATCAAAATTCCAAAACAACCATTAGTGAAGTGGTTAAAATTGCCAATCGGTACGGGTACTCATTTTATGATTCGCTTATTATCGCAGCAGCTATAGAGTCAAGTTGCTCTATTTTGTACTCAGAAGATTTGCAGACCAATCAGGCCATTGCAAAATCATTAACTATTCGCAGCCCTTTCTAA
- a CDS encoding amidase, translating to MNRRSFIKASSVVSVSTTLAACSSSETAKTDDKSTPFTDNFALNELTIHDLQQKMQAGEYTSESLTQLYLDRIDAIDKKGPRLNAVIETNPDALTMAKALDGERKAGKLRGPMHGIPVLVKDNIDTGDQMMMTTAGSLALEGHKAAQDAFVVAQLRKAGAVILGKTNLSEWANFRSSRSCSGWSSRGGQTRNPYVLDRNPSGSSSGSGSATSANLCAVAVGTETDGSIIAPSSHCGLVGLKPTVGLVSRSGIIPISHTQDTAGPMTRTVTDAAILLGALVGVDPADAVTLESRGKSVTDYTQFLKANALTGKRIGIEKSFLTGHEGVVNLYKEAIETLKKQGATVVEIELMKELREMGGAEFTVLQYEFKDGLNRYLSKANAGVKSLADVIAFNRQNEAKAMPFFKQETLESSEAKGDLTSKEYTEALTKTRSWRQRIDKLMATHKLDAIGGTSIGFAGCIDLINGDYDTGFYFCPPAAMAGYPHLTVPMGTIHGLPVGFSLIAGAYQEGPLLAMAYAYEQASKKRERPTFVDSLVPRG from the coding sequence ATGAATCGTCGGAGCTTTATCAAAGCCAGTTCAGTGGTTTCGGTTTCAACCACCCTTGCCGCCTGCTCGTCTTCGGAAACGGCAAAAACAGATGACAAATCAACCCCATTTACCGATAATTTTGCCCTCAACGAGCTGACGATTCACGATCTGCAACAGAAAATGCAGGCGGGCGAGTATACTTCTGAGTCTCTTACCCAGCTTTATCTGGATCGCATCGACGCCATCGACAAAAAAGGCCCACGACTGAATGCCGTTATTGAAACAAATCCCGATGCCCTGACAATGGCCAAAGCCTTGGACGGGGAGCGAAAAGCCGGAAAACTGCGCGGCCCCATGCACGGCATTCCGGTACTGGTTAAAGATAACATCGATACCGGCGATCAGATGATGATGACAACCGCAGGCTCGTTAGCGCTGGAAGGCCACAAAGCCGCTCAGGACGCGTTTGTCGTTGCTCAACTGCGCAAAGCGGGAGCCGTTATTCTGGGTAAAACCAACCTGAGCGAATGGGCCAACTTCCGGTCGAGCCGTTCGTGTAGTGGCTGGAGCAGCCGGGGTGGGCAAACCCGCAATCCGTATGTGCTGGACCGGAATCCGAGTGGTTCGAGTTCAGGGTCTGGCTCGGCGACTTCGGCCAATCTGTGTGCGGTGGCCGTTGGTACCGAAACCGATGGTTCGATCATTGCCCCTTCGTCCCATTGTGGGCTGGTCGGCCTCAAACCAACCGTAGGACTGGTCAGTCGCAGTGGCATTATTCCCATTTCGCACACACAGGATACCGCAGGGCCCATGACCCGAACCGTAACCGATGCCGCTATTTTGTTAGGTGCCTTGGTCGGTGTCGATCCAGCCGATGCCGTAACCCTCGAAAGCCGGGGCAAGAGCGTAACCGATTACACCCAATTTCTGAAAGCCAACGCGTTGACAGGCAAACGAATTGGCATCGAAAAATCGTTTCTAACCGGACATGAAGGTGTCGTGAATCTGTACAAAGAAGCGATTGAGACGCTCAAAAAACAGGGCGCTACGGTCGTAGAAATTGAGTTAATGAAGGAGCTCCGGGAGATGGGCGGGGCCGAATTTACCGTACTGCAATACGAGTTTAAAGACGGCTTAAACCGCTACCTGTCGAAAGCCAATGCAGGGGTTAAATCACTGGCCGACGTCATTGCGTTTAACCGGCAGAACGAGGCCAAAGCCATGCCGTTCTTTAAGCAGGAAACGCTCGAAAGCAGTGAAGCCAAAGGTGACCTGACCAGCAAGGAATACACCGAAGCCCTGACTAAAACCCGCAGCTGGCGCCAGCGCATCGACAAGTTGATGGCGACGCATAAACTAGATGCCATTGGCGGCACTAGCATCGGCTTTGCAGGCTGCATCGACCTCATCAACGGCGACTACGACACCGGTTTTTATTTCTGCCCGCCAGCCGCCATGGCCGGTTACCCCCACCTAACCGTTCCGATGGGCACTATTCACGGCCTCCCCGTAGGCTTCTCCCTCATCGCCGGAGCTTATCAGGAGGGGCCATTGTTGGCAATGGCTTATGCCTATGAGCAGGCCTCTAAAAAACGTGAGCGGCCGACGTTTGTGGATTCATTGGTTCCAAGAGGGTAA